CTTCGGTTGCAATAGAAGTATATGGTGGTACCGGTGTTGCATAATCATCAAATTGAATTAATGTCTTGTCGTTTTGGTTGGCAATGATCATATCCGCGGTCATAATTCCTTCGTCTCCACCAACCTGCAATCCCAGTGTTCCCATGCACTCACTGGACTCAAAGTCATCTGCATGGATATTAAATGCCTTGAACATACCTACGGGATCGGAAGCCTGTTTTGGTGTCCAGGTCTTATAATTATCAACCCATCGGTCCATACGCGCCTTAGCTTCCAAATCGGGAATGGTATGCGAGCCGGAAAGGGTCCAGTACACTTTGCACGGCTGTGTGTAAGCCGAGATTTGCGACTTGAATTCCTTTTTATCATATGCCTGCGGAATCAGGAAAAAAAAGAGGTCGTTTTTATAAATGCCCGGATAAGCGTGAATGTATTCTGAGGTTACGGGATACGAGGTGTTCGTATAGGAAAAGCGGTTTCCACACCCGAGGGCTGTAACTAAGGCCGGGCCATCTTTAATGATAGCATTCCAGTTGGCAATACTCTGTAAGATATTACGGTTGGTCATAGGGTATATATTTAATTGGTTACTATTGGGGTTTGTTAAATTCCGTGAGTCAATTTTAACAAATTTAGCTTTTCCGATCTTATGATAAAAGAATAAAGCGATTATTTTATTGCTATATTATTGTATTTGCTTATCCTCATATCTCTCAATATCTTATATCCTTGTTAAAAATAATCCGTAATATACAACCCAACGTTAATTTTAATACTTTAGCAGGCATATAATACTAAAACAATGAAAAAACTAATGTATCTGTTCGTAGCACTCTGCCTTACGACAGTAGCTTCGGCACAAAAATTAACTGAAAAAGACATTCAGGGCACATGGAAGCTTGCCTCCCTTGAAGCAGGCGGAATGAAAATTGATGTTGTAGCGGAAAAGATCAACCTTTCTCCGGAACAGGAAGCAAAAATGACTCCGGAGATGAAACAGCAGATGGAAGCCGGTATGGCACAGGCTATGGAAATGTTCAAAGAGTCGTATGCCTATATAGATGGTAAAAACCTTAGGCAGACTATGGGGCCTGAAGAGCAAAAAGGAACATTTGTACTTGCTAACAAAGATGGCAAAAACATAATAACGCTGACTAAAGATGATGGAACTACCGAAGAAATTACGGTTTCTATAGTAGACAAAAAGCTTCACCTGGTGCAATCCGGCGAAGGTGCGAGCGCTGATTTTACCTACACCAAGCAGTAAAATTTCAAATGCCATATATAAAAAATCCCACGCAGTGCGTGGGATTTTTTTTGTAAACCCTATACCATAAGCGGAATACAAGCGTTACCCTATTTTACTATATTCGCCTAAACTTACGGCCCGTTATGACAAAAACGATCTTACTCTTTGTTGCCTGCCTAACCACTGCACTGGCTGCGGCACAAGAGATCACCGAAAAAGACCTTATAGGCAGCTGGAAAATGTGTGCCTTTGATATCAATGGCATCCACTGGGACTTTAAATCAGATACTGTAAAACTGCCTCCTGAACTTTTAAGCTCTTTGGGCGAGAGCCAGAAAGCAGCTATGATTGCCGACGTAAGGGAAGGATTGGCTGATTACAAAGAAGGCACGATGGCGTTTAAAAAAGGCTATTACATGGAACAATCTATGGCAGGCCAGGAAGCAAGCGGTACCTATACCATCGAAAAAAAGGACAATTTTTACCTGATAAAAGTTACCAACCATGATGCCGGAAATACCGTTGAGACGCTTGGAGTGGCACTGGTAAATGGCCAGCTGCACATCAGCATGCCGGATGATATTGGCGGCACCACGATATTGATCTACTGCAAATAATCCTGAAACGTGAAGGAATCGCCCCGTCTGTTTCTCATCGTGACAACTAATCTTCTCTTTCCACGCTTATTCCAACTGCCAGTGCATTGGCGAGGTATTCGTAGGCAAATTTGTTTTGCAGGGTTATCTTGTAGTCTCCTTTTTTTAGCGGGACATTTTCTTTTATAAAAGTATGCAGGTCGCAGATATCACCGGAGCATTCTGAAAGGTCGTTGCCATCTGCGTCTTTGAGCTGCAGGTTGAGCAGTATATTTTCTTTTTCGCCGGAAGGCCCTTCTATGGTTACCGCCACCGGCACGGTAAGGTATTGCGGATCATAAACATGAGAGAATTTTAATTTAATATCGCCCGCATCTATATCCTCTTTAAGCTTGAAGCTGAATGTTTTTACATCTTTCGCCATCCAGCGATTGTCTTCAAAGTCATCGCTTGTCTCCGTATACACAACAGACTTTTGGCAGGAAAATAAAATAAATACTAACAATAATGGCAGTAGCTTTTTCATCATGATGAATTTATTAATTTTATCAGGCATTTTTACACATCAATCTATATAACAGAGTATTCATCACTAAATTACAAAAAAATAAACATATACTTTAAATGTAACATGCACCATTTGAGATAGGCCGGTGATGAATGAAACCATTATTAATGTTAATGAAATTACAAACCGGTAGAGACTCTATAATCGTTTATTATAACTCCGGATGGCTATAAAAATACGTCTGCCCTGCCTTTCCGCAATAATATTTGACTAACTTTACCTTACAAACAAACACGGTATGGAGTTATTCATTTACATTTTTGCATCGCTTTTCTCTGTTATTAACCCTCTTGGGGCAGTCCCTATCTTCGTGGGGCTCACCCAGGATGACACCAAAAAAGAGCGCCAGCGCATTTCGCTGTGGACTGCCATAAATGTATTTCTCATCATGGTTATCTCGTTCTACGTAGGCCAGTATGTACTTGCCTTCTTTGGCATCAGCATCGATGCGTTGCGTATCGCGGGCGGGTTTATAATCGTGAATTCCGGTTTCTCGCTACTCAATAGGAAATTCAGCAAAAGCCGCGGCGTGAACAAGGAAGTGGAGACCGATGCCCAAAAACGAAACGATATAGCCCTTACCCCACTGGCCATCCCGATGCTTGCCGGCCCGGGTTCCATATCGCTGCTCATAGCCATGTACCAGGATTATAAGGACGAAATTCAAAACCAGGTCATTGCCTGCCTTGCGATGTTGGCTGTAGCGCTGGTTATCTTCCTTATTATGCGAAGCTCCCATTACCTTGACAGGATATTAGGAGCCTCGGGAATTGTTGCCATATCAAGGATAATCGGGTTTATAGTCATCGCAATCGGTATCCAGTATATTGCAAGTTCTGTAGTGAATATCGTGGAGTCCATCAATTTCGGGTAGCTTTTTCACACTCATATTCTCTACAAACTTTGCGTTTTGGAATTTCTACTTCTTGATGTGATACACGATCTTCATTTCTACTACATACTGCAGGCAAACCTCAGGGTCGGACGGATTAATGACCTTATCGAATGATGAGGTATCGATTCCCTGGTAGTAGAAAGTTTTTGCCTTTCTTGCTTCTTTTCGCACATACTGCTGGTCGTTAGTCACATAGTTTACCTCAGAAGATTCGAATGCGCTGTATTTCTGGTATTGTGTGCGGGGCTGGACGCTGTAGTAGCTGTCCTGTATGATATTGAAATCATCCGACAACGTTGCCTTAAATGCCTTTACATACTTTTGCTTTTTATTATCAATGGATTTTACTGCCTCGTCAAATAATTTGGCATACAGCGCGTCGACATTCTCATTGATATATTCCGCCTTTACAATATCATATATAGCAAATTCGGAAGCTATATCGGTAAGCTGGTTAAATGCTTTTACGTTAGTAAGCCGCACGATAATATTCTTCTTTACCTCAAAGCCGGTCTCCTTTTGCACGGCCCTGGTTTCGCCCACCTCATAATCGTATATCCTGGTCTGCGATATAAAGTCGATATAAATATCCGATTCTTTTACACCTAAGGACCTGGCTTCCTTTACAAAGCCATCAATACGTTTTTTGATGCCTTCGTTGCATCCCTTAACTGTTTTGGATTCATGGTTGATGCCCAGTGTTACCACCAGCACATCGGGCCGCACATTCATAAGCACGCGGGTAGATATGGTAAACTGGTCGCCGCTTGCAGAGATGGAATTTTGGGGCGTTTGGTTTTGCCGGCCGCCGCCATAGTAGTTATTGTTTTCATTGTAGGCCTGGTTGCCGCTTATCTGGGCGGTGGCATTGATACATCCGAGAATGAAAACTGAAAGAAGGAATTTTTTCATGATTGTTTATTTTTTATATTGATTTATTTACAGGCCCTGGATAACTTGTACCTGTTAGTTTTAAACTCGTGACAAACCTAATTCCCGTGCCAAAAAAAAGCACAGTAAACCCATGGCAAACAGCCTGTAAAGTATTTTTCAGTAGTTTTACAGTGGTTTTACAGTAGGCCACATAGCCTATTTTCATACTTTTACTACCGGATGAACGACATTGCCCTCTTTTACCTGCTCAAGCAAAAAATACTTGTAAAGTACAGGGAGCACTTCCCGTATTACAGCGGCGACATCCATAAGTTTGGCAATAAGGAGATCGCGCAACTTATCGATTTAATAGAGAAAGAATGCAATGAGAGGGTAAGCGAGAAATGGGTATATACGCACCTGAAGCCTATAGCCAACGACAAGCTGCCCCGTAAGGACATGCTGAATATCCTGTGCCGGTGGACAGGATTTACCGACTGGGATGAGTTTGCCTTCAACAATAAAAACATTCCGGAAGCGCCAAAAGAAGTTCTCCCGAAAAATAAAAATAACAACAAGAATATAGTATACGCCGGTATGGGAATAGCAGCCGTTTTATTAGCAGCGATTATAGGCCTCACATCGGTTAAGGGCGATACCTTCATCTGTTTTAAGGACAAGTACACCAAAAAGGAAATTGAAGGCGACAAGGTGATCGTGAACATCCTTAAAAAGAGCGGAAAGGAAAAGCTGCCGCGGAAAGGCAATTGCTTTTTGCTAAAGGACATGGATACCGAAACCGTACTGATTGTGGAAAGCGCCTACTATAAACCCGATACGCTACATATTGCTGCCGGAAGCAGCAGGGGGAATTATGAGTTCGACCTGCAGCCGGATGATTATGCCATGATGATGCGCGCTTACCTGAACAACAATGCCGAGGATTGGAAAAAAAGGAAAAGCCAGCTGAATGACATTATTTCAGATGATGCGGTGATCGAAGAGATCATGTTCGATGACATTGGGGTTGAGTTTTTAGACAAGGCCGAATTTATCAGCAAGATGACAACGCCTTCGAAGATCTCGAAGGCAATGGAAATAGTTGAAATTGAATATAAAGAGAATAAGATTGTTTCACTAAAATATATGCAAAAAGAAAAATGAGAATAGTTTTAGCCATTACCACCCTCATGCTTGCTAACATAGTGGGCGCACAACAGGCCCAAACAAGGGCCAACCCGGCAACGGCACTGTCGCCAAAAGCGATGGAAGCCTATGAACTGAAAGCGGAATCGAAAGCCGGGGAGTTTTTCAATTATGTAGAACTGCTTACCGACCCCACCGCTAATGCCGAGATGAAAACACAAACTACAGCCGAAGCCGCAAAGCTTTACGAAAACGACGGCATTACTATCGAAAATATATTCGATGCGAAAGGCAACGTGGTAACCGTAAAGAAATTACTGGAACTGGCTGCATCGCAAAAGCAAAAAGCAAGCCTTTCGATGACAACGTTCAACATCATGAAAAGGGGCGAAAACAGCAGGCGCAAGGACTGGCTAATGACCTACGAACTTATAATAGGTAAAAGGGTACTGACCGTCAGCCAGGGATTCTATATCGTTTTGGAAGACAAGAAATTCGGCACCACCATCAAACAGGTCTGGAATTCGTATCTGGGCGAAATGAGGATCATTAAAAAATAATGACTGCTTTATCATAAAAAAATCCTCAGGAACTCCTGAGGATTTTTTTATGACTGTAATAGGCATCCCGACTGCGCTCGATGTGACAACGTCTATCGACATGTTATACGTAAATATTCCTGTATACCGTTGTCAGTTCGAGCGCAGTCGAGAACATTATTGTGCCTTATGCTTTTCCATTTCCAGGAAATCCCTGCTCAGTAATGCCGTAAATATCGTTGAGCCTTTTTTGTTCATGTGCGACTTGTCAAAGGCATTCTTCACCTCCCACAGCTCTTTATGTTTGTTCGGGTCGGCAACATCAATTACATAGTCAGGCAGCTGTTTCTTTATAGCGTGTATTTCCCGATAGCTGGCCAGCCTTGGCTGAATGATAAACCGCACCTCTATGCCATATGCTTTGGATTTTTCTATGATGTCTTTCATCATTTTCAAATGTTCCGCATTGTATTTTTTTGCAGAGGGTTCAGCATATTCCTTTTCAGCGTTGATCCTTGCCTTTATTAGCTTGGTAGTATCTTCCTCAAATCTTGCCCTGAACTCCTGAAGCTTCTTTTTTGGTTCTGGTCGGTAACCAACTTGATCTCATCGTCATAATCTACATACCCATCATGGTGTTCACCCAGCCATACATTAGCATCCTTGCTGGTTTCCTGCAGCGGGTTATTTAGG
Above is a genomic segment from Flavobacterium album containing:
- a CDS encoding MarC family NAAT transporter, which translates into the protein MELFIYIFASLFSVINPLGAVPIFVGLTQDDTKKERQRISLWTAINVFLIMVISFYVGQYVLAFFGISIDALRIAGGFIIVNSGFSLLNRKFSKSRGVNKEVETDAQKRNDIALTPLAIPMLAGPGSISLLIAMYQDYKDEIQNQVIACLAMLAVALVIFLIMRSSHYLDRILGASGIVAISRIIGFIVIAIGIQYIASSVVNIVESINFG
- a CDS encoding SIMPL domain-containing protein, coding for MKKFLLSVFILGCINATAQISGNQAYNENNNYYGGGRQNQTPQNSISASGDQFTISTRVLMNVRPDVLVVTLGINHESKTVKGCNEGIKKRIDGFVKEARSLGVKESDIYIDFISQTRIYDYEVGETRAVQKETGFEVKKNIIVRLTNVKAFNQLTDIASEFAIYDIVKAEYINENVDALYAKLFDEAVKSIDNKKQKYVKAFKATLSDDFNIIQDSYYSVQPRTQYQKYSAFESSEVNYVTNDQQYVRKEARKAKTFYYQGIDTSSFDKVINPSDPEVCLQYVVEMKIVYHIKK